From the Musa acuminata AAA Group cultivar baxijiao chromosome BXJ1-2, Cavendish_Baxijiao_AAA, whole genome shotgun sequence genome, one window contains:
- the LOC135605603 gene encoding protein NRT1/ PTR FAMILY 2.13-like, translated as MDHNPLLLDGAGGASDETGREERKPGGWKSMPFIIGNEAFERVATYGLTANFMVYLVEQYGMRQMAAANLCNIFSGTSNAAPLLGAFVSDAYWGRFRTLAYASVTTFLGMVVLTLTAAVPKLRPPVDEESGKPLGPSGAHLAILFLSLALLVLGAGGVRPCSLPFGVDQFDRSTEQGRRGLNSFFNWYYSISTGATVVAMTAVVYIQDSVSWPLGFGIPTALMLLAIIFFFAGIRLYVFVPPEGSVFSGVVQVLVAAFRKRELRLPAPNDAAEQETLLYSNHARKSTVVMKLPLTHQFRFLNKAAIVCEGDVKEDGRSADPWKLCSVQQIEEVKCLMRIVPIWASGIICFVALTQQWTLAALQSMKMDRHLGPSFQIPPGSLGIICLMAIVLFIPVYDQILVPMATSITGVEGGITLLQRQGAGMAIAILSMVVAGLVEKKRRDSALAHGGADGSSPLSAMWLAPQLCLMGVAEAFNAVGQVEFYNRQFPEHMQTLAGSLFHCSLAGASYLSSFLIAFVQKRTGGPGRASWLDDDINVGKVDYYYYLIAALGVGNLLYFMVCAHLYRYKGTPEPEDGCKDIKGSLQSAA; from the exons ATGGATCACAACCCACTGCTTCTCGACGGTGCCGGAGGCGCCTCCGACGAGACCGGCCGAGAAGAGAGGAAGCCTGGAGGATGGAAGTCGATGCCGTTCATCATAG GGAACGAGGCGTTCGAGCGGGTGGCGACCTACGGCCTGACGGCCAACTTCATGGTGTACCTGGTGGAGCAGTACGGCATGAGGCAGATGGCGGCCGCAAACTTGTGCAACATCTTCTCCGGCACCAGCAACGCCGCGCCGCTCCTCGGCGCCTTCGTCTCCGACGCCTACTGGGGCCGGTTCCGCACCCTCGCCTACGCCTCGGTGACCACCTTCCTG GGAATGGTAGTGCTGACTTTGACGGCAGCAGTTCCTAAACTCCGGCCACCGGTAGATGAGGAATCCGGGAAACCCTTGGGTCCCTCCGGCGCCCATTTGGCCATACTATTCTTGTCCCTGGCACTCCTAGTCCTCGGCGCCGGCGGCGTTCGCCCCTGCAGCCTACCTTTCGGCGTCGACCAATTTGATCGTAGCACAGAGCAAGGGCGGCGCGGCCTCAACAGTTTTTTCAACTGGTACTACTCCATCTCGACCGGCGCAACGGTGGTGGCCATGACAGCCGTCGTCTACATCCAAGACAGTGTCAGCTGGCCGCTGGGGTTTGGCATCCCAACGGCGCTGATGCTCCTcgccatcatcttcttcttcgccGGGATCAGGCTTTACGTGTTCGTGCCGCCGGAGGGCAGTGTCTTCTCCGGCGTCGTGCAGGTCCTCGTCGCCGCGTTCAGAAAGCGCGAGCTTCGATTGCCTGCACCAAACGATGCGGCGGAACAGGAGACGCTGTTGTACAGCAACCATGCTAGGAAGAGCACCGTGGTGATGAAGCTTCCCCTGACACATCAGTTCAG GTTCTTGAACAAGGCTGCTATAGTATGTGAGGGCGACGTGAAGGAAGACGGTCGCTCTGCAGATCCCTGGAAACTGTGCAGTGTGcagcagatcgaggaggtgaaatgCCTGATGCGCATCGTGCCCATCTGGGCCTCCGGCATCATCTGCTTCGTCGCCCTGACACAACAGTGGACTCTGGCGGCTCTCCAGTCCATGAAAATGGACCGCCATCTCGGCCCGAGCTTTCAGATCCCTCCTGGCTCCCTGGGCATCATCTGCTTGATGGCCATAGTCCTCTTCATCCCTGTCTACGACCAAATCCTCGTTCCCATGGCCACGAGCATCACCGGGGTCGAGGGCGGGATCACACTCCTACAGAGGCAAGGCGCCGGGATGGCCATCGCCATACTGTCCATGGTGGTGGCCGGTTtagtggagaagaagaggagggactcAGCTCTAGCCCACGGCGGCGCGGACGGGAGCTCCCCCCTCTCGGCGATGTGGCTCGCGCCGCAACTCTGCCTGATGGGCGTAGCCGAGGCCTTCAACGCGGTCGGGCAGGTGGAGTTCTACAACCGGCAGTTCCCGGAGCACATGCAGACGTTGGCAGGGTCGCTCTTCCACTGCAGCCTGGCGGGTGCGAGCTACCTGAGCTCCTTTCTCATCGCCTTCGTCCAAAAGAGAACCGGAGGGCCAGGCCGAGCCAGTTGGCTGGACGACGACATCAACGTCGGCAAGGTAGACTACTACTACTACCTGATCGCCGCCTTGGGAGTAGGCAATCTGCTATATTTCATGGTCTGCGCGCATCTCTACCGCTACAAGGGCACTCCAGAGCCGGAAGATGGATGCAAGGACATTAAAGGAAGCTTGCAATCTGCAGCATAA
- the LOC135605621 gene encoding exonuclease 1-like translates to MEDKSTNHNQKVSRLPLNSDLKDLQCSSLLPELKNETCKPFLTSHKEYDFKLQMADVDVTTKSTKRKVIVKSSYFRHKLSDDNDPENQNDGTNVNNENYDCTSCDCPVPNGASCGNACLKSGMKKRKPVNISDKQLGDLGSKNARTTSTYFEEDGEASDSSNKGKEMQETGKFGCNISHLNNYTGIAEKSMEKFVALISSYRYTSSGSRASGLRAPLKDVQNTCSSRYVFYASSEQSSECVSKIISTA, encoded by the exons atGGAAGATAAGTCTACCAATCACAACCAGAAAGTTAGCAGGCTACCTTTGAATA GTGACCTTAAGGATCTGCAATGTTCTTCCTTATTGCCAGAGCTGAAGAATGAAACATGTAAACCATTTTTGACATCACACAAGGAATATGACTTTAAACTTCAAATGGCGGATGTCGATGTCACGACAAAGTCGACAAAAAGAAAAGTCATCGTCAAGAGCTCATATTTTAGGCATAAACTATCGGATGACAATGATCCTGAGAACCAAAATGATGGCACCAATGTGAATAATGAAAATTACGATTGCACTTCTTGTGATTGTCCTGTGCCTAATGGTGCATCATGTGGAAATGCATGTCTAAAAAGTGGCATGAAGAAAAGAAAGCCAGTCAATATCAGTGACAAGCAACTG GGAGATCTAGGATCGAAGAATGCACGGACAACTTCAACTTATTTTGAAGAAG ATGGTGAAGCTTCTGATTCTAGCAACAAAGGCAAAGAGATGCAGGAGACTGGAAAATTTGGATGCAATATTTCGCACCTGAACAACTACACCGGTATAGCAGAGAAATCAATGGAAAAATTTGTTGCGCTCATTTCGTCCTACAGATACACTTCATCAGGTTCACGTGCAAGTGGCCTTCGTGCCCCGCTAAAAGATGTACAAAATACATGTTCTTCAAGGTATGTCTTCTACGCTTCATCTGAACAATCATCCGAATGTGTTTCTAAGATTATCTCCACCGCATGA
- the LOC135605609 gene encoding exonuclease 1-like, with the protein MSRDIDRLFISRLFSHRTLGFSIFLSFSWRTKWEASSQARGKKWQRRRRREGRRDRFGCDGGRGAMGIQGLLPLLKSIMAPIHVEELRGQTVAVDAYSWLHKGAFSCATQLCKGLPTSKHIDYCMHRVNLLKHHGVKPILVFDGGILPMKIEQETKRSRTRKENLARAMEHETLGNSSAAYECYQKAVDISPLVAFELIQVLKQDHVDYIVAPYEADAQMTFLSINSLVDAVITEDSDLIPFGCSRIIFKMDKFGQGVEFQSLRLGKNKELDLTGFTNRMLLEMCIFSGCDYLPSLPGMGLKRAHALVKRLKSYNKVIKHLRYSAVSIPPLFEESFGKAIWAFQHQRVYDPAKEDIVHLTDIPHGVFEDLDFLGPYPSSATYVFTIHAMLYPFFL; encoded by the exons ATGTCACGTGACATAGACAGGCTTTTCATTTCCCGCCTCTTCTCTCATCGAACCCTCGGTTTTTCgatctttctttccttttcttggaGGACGAAATGGGAAGCTTCGAGCCAAGCGAGAGGAAAGAAGTGGCAGAGACGGCGACGTCGAGAGGGTAGACGCGATCGGTTTGGCTGCGACGGCGGACGAGGAGCGATGGGGATCCAAGGGCTGCTTCCCTTGCTCAAGTCGATCATGGCGCCTATCCATGTGGAGGAGCTCCGAGGCCAGACGGTGGCGGTGGACGCCTATTCCTGGCTCCACAAGGGCGCCTTCTCCTGCGCCACCCAGCTCTGCAAAGGCCTCCCAACCTCGAA GCATATCGACTATTGTATGCATAGAGTAAATTTGTTGAAGCATCATGGTGTCAAACCTATTCTTGTTTTTGATGGTGGTATTCTACCGATGAAGATTGAACAAGAGACCAAGCGTTCAAG GACCAGGAAGGAAAATCTTGCACGAGCAATGGAACATGAGACATTGGGTAATTCTTCTGCTGCTTATGAGTGCTACCAAAAAGCTGTTGATATTTCACCTTTGGTTGCATTTGAACTAATCCAG GTTTTGAAACAAGATCATGTTGATTACATTGTGGCACCTTATGAAGCTGATGCTCAGATGACATTCTTGTCCATAAATAGCCTTGTTGATGCTGTCATCACTGAAGACTCAGACTTGATACCCTTTGGTTGTTCAAGA ATTATCTTCAAAATGGACAAATTTGGCCAGGGagtcgagtttcaaagtttacgtTTGGGAAAAAATAAGGAGCTTGATTTAACCGGATTCACCAATCGGATGCTACTTGAGATGTGCATTTTTAGTGGTTGTGACTATCTACCATCACTGCCTGGCATGGGCTTGAAAAGGGCCCATGCACTCGTCAAGAGGCTTAAGAGCTACAATAAG GTAATTAAGCACTTAAGGTATAGTGCTGTTTCTATCCCACCACTTTTTGAGGAATCATTCGGAAAAGCGATCTGGGCATTTCAGCATCAGAGAGTTTATGATCCGGCAAAAGAAGACATTGTTCATTTGACGGACATACCTCATGGTGTTTTTGAAGATTTGGATTTTCTGGGCCCATATCCTTCATCTGCTACTTATGTTTTTACTATACATGCCATGCTATATCCTTTTTTCCTTTGA
- the LOC103975714 gene encoding exocyst complex component EXO84B codes for MASAKSSRSRASAPSGQVAAGVPHANGGGAGQEAGVQLADKLKIFKTDNFDPDAYVQSKCQSMNEKEIKQLCNYLQDLKRASAEEMRKSVYANYAAFIRTSKEISDLEGELLSIKNLLGAQTGLIHGLAEGVNIDSLSAGSESIRENDISNVEDREPSDLEKWVEEFPDMLEVLLAERRVDEALDALDEAEHLVIDAKQKQTVGTAELSSLQNAISEHRQKLADQLAEAACQSSTHGVELRAAAAALKRLGDGPRAHSLLLSAHYQRLQYNMQVIHPTSTSYGGAYTAALSQQVFSAIGQALNDSQAVFGDEYASELVIWSTKRAEAFSHLVKRHALASSAAAGGLRAAAECVQIAIGHCSMLEARGRLSLSSVLLKLFRPSVEQALNANLKRIEESTAALAAADDWVLTYPPTGARTSNRISSTVVGIQPKLSSSAHRFYSMVQDFFEDVGPLLSMQLGGSTVDGLLKVFNSYIGLLINALPSSIEEEANLDGPVNKLVRIAETETQQLGLLANASLLAEELLPRAAMKLSPMYQAGGMDDSRRRGSDRNTRVPEQREWKKKLQRSVDKLRDSFCRQHALDLIFTEDGDNNLSAGMYISMDLNSDELEWAPSPIFQELYAKLNRMASVASDMFVGRERFATLLMMRLTETVILWLSEDQSFWEEIEEGDRPLGPLGLQQFYLDMQFIILFGKGRFLSRNVHQVVIDIIERAMAAFSATGMDPDSTLPNDDWFFEVAQETISRISGRTRVGNGERETNSPTASISAQSISSFRSHGSL; via the exons ATGGCTTCGGCGAAGTCGTCTCGATCTAGGGCTTCGGCCCCGTCTGGGCAGGTCGCCGCTGGAGTGCCCCATGCGAATGGGGGCGGCGCCGGGCAGGAGGCTGGGGTCCAGCTCGCCGACAAGCTGAAGATCTTCAAGACCGATAATTTCGACCCCGATGCCTACGTGCAGTCGAAATGCCAGAGCATGAACGAAAAG GAAATAAAACAACTATGCAATTATTTACAAGATTTAAAGAGGGCTTCTGCAGAAGAAATGCGTAAAAGTGTCTATGCAAACTATGCGGCATTTATAAG AACATCAAAGGAAATATCAGATCTGGAAGGCGAGCTTTTGTCTATAAAGAATCTTTTAGGAGCTCAGACAGGTTTAATTCATGGTTTAGCCGAAGGTGTTAACATTGATTCCCTGTCTGCTGGTTCTGAGAGCATAAGAGAAAATGACATCTCAAATGTGGAAGACCGAGAACCTTCAGATCTAGAAAAATGGGTAGAGGAGTTTCCCGATATGCTGGAAGTTCTGCTGGCTGAAAGGAGAGTTGATGAAGCTTTGGATGCTCTGGATGAAGCAGAACATCTAGTTATAGATGCAAAACAAAAGCAAACTGTGGGTACTGCTGAACTTTCATCATTGCAGAATGCTATTTCTGAACATCGTCAGAAGTTAGCTGATCAACTTGCTGAGGCTGCTTGTCAATCTTCTACCCACGGTGTTGAACTTcgtgctgccgctgctgctctcaAAAGACTTGGTGATGGTCCACGGGCTCACAGTTTGCTGCTTAGTGCTCATTACCAGAGGCTTCAGTACAATATGCAAGTTATTCATCCTACTAGTACTTCATATGGAGGAGCATATACTGCTGCTCTGTCACAGCAAGTATTTTCTGCCATTGGTCAGGCTCTGAACGACTCTCAAGCTGTCTTTGGGGATGAGTATGCATCAGAACTGGTCATATGGTCTACAAAGCGAGCAGAGGCCTTTTCACATCTTGTAAAGAGGCATGCATTAGCTTCATCGGCAGCAGCTGGAGGGTTACGAGCTGCTGCAGAATGTGTGCAGATAGCCATTGGACATTGTTCCATGCTTGAAGCTCGTGGGAGATTGTCACTTTCTTCTGTTCTTCTGAAACTATTTAGGCCTAGTGTTGAGCAAGCATTAAATGCTAATTTAAAAAGAATTGAAGAGAGTACTGCTGCCTTAGCAGCTGCAGATGATTGGGTACTTACTTATCCACCTACAGGTGCACGCACATCAAATAGAATATCTTCTACAGTTGTGGGTATCCAACCCAAACTTTCAAGCAGTGCACATCGCTTCTATTCAATGGTTCAG GATTTCTTTGAGGATGTAGGGCCACTTTTAAGTATGCAACTAGGGGGTTCCACCGTGGATGGTCTTTTAAAGGTCTTCAATTCATATATCGGTCTTCTGATAAACGCATTGCCAAGTTCAATAGAGGAGGAAGCAAATTTGGATGGTCCAGTAAACAAACTTGTTCGAATAGCAGAGACTGAAACACAACAATTAGGTTtattagcaaatgcatctctattGGCAGAGGAGTTGCTCCCTCGAGCAGCAATGAAGCTTTCACCAATGTATCAGGCTGGTGGAATGGATGATTCTCGTAGACGAGGCTCAGATAGAAACACTCGTGTGCCAGAGCAAAGAGAATGGAAAAAAAAGCTGCAGCGATCTGTTGACAAGCTGCGAGATAGCTTTTGTAGGCAGCATGCACTTGATCTTATATTCACAGAAGATGGTGATAATAATCTAAGTGCAGGAATGTATATAAGCATGGATTTAAATTCTGACGAGCTAGAGTGGGCTCCTTCTCCAATATTTCAG GAACTATATGCCAAATTGAATCGAATGGCAAGCGTTGCCTCAGATATGTTTGTTGGTAGGGAAAGATTTGCTACCTTGTTGATGATGAGACTCACAGAGACAGTCATACTATGGCTTTCAGAAGATCAGAGCTTCTGGGAGGAAATTGAAGAGGGAGACAGACCTTTGGGTCCCCTTGGCCTTCAGCAG TTTTATCTAGATATGcaatttataattctttttggaAAAGGCCGTTTCTTGTCTCGAAATGTGCATCAAGTTGTTATCGACATCATTGAAAGAGCTATGGCTGCATTTTCTGCAACTGGAATGGATCCAGATAG TACTCTTCCAAACGATGACTGGTTCTTTGAAGTTGCTCAAGAAACTATAAGTAGGATAAGCGGTAGAACAAGGGTTGGCAATGGAGAGAGAGAAACAAACAGCCCAACTGCATCCATCTCGGCACAATCCATATCGTCATTCAGATCTCATGGGAGCTTGTAG